A window of the Proteus terrae subsp. cibarius genome harbors these coding sequences:
- a CDS encoding DUF4377 domain-containing protein, whose product MKKFIAIPLFLLLAGCNDSTSTKSANTTPTTGTTKTLLVDSQLYDCVGVAPMKCMKVKELPSGEWSLFYQNIDGFEYKVGTEYTLKVNVTDIPNPPADAPSVKYTLIEVVDKK is encoded by the coding sequence TATTCCTTTATTTTTGCTTTTAGCTGGATGCAATGATTCAACTTCAACTAAAAGTGCAAATACAACCCCAACTACGGGAACAACAAAAACGCTTCTAGTAGATTCACAACTGTATGATTGTGTTGGTGTGGCACCAATGAAGTGTATGAAGGTGAAAGAGTTACCTTCTGGCGAATGGTCGCTGTTCTATCAAAATATTGATGGTTTTGAATATAAAGTAGGTACTGAATACACATTAAAAGTTAATGTTACAGATATTCCTAACCCTCCAGCAGATGCACCAAGTGTGAAATATACACTAATTGAAGTTGTAGATAAGAAATAA
- a CDS encoding Ail/Lom family outer membrane beta-barrel protein, which produces MNKSALILISFALSYSSTLHAYDKTHTLSAGYIYGKIKGNTAKGEIISYRYETENTWGILISLLRLNTNHKEYFIDPRFTTPSTIKYRTKTTGLLIGPTYRITPEISVYAQLGPNKLKYQEDKHHPKINTTDSHIVNTTSVIGQIGIDYNPVKNISFSLGYLYSDTTANKRHLELSVLQLSLGFRF; this is translated from the coding sequence ATGAATAAATCAGCCCTTATTTTAATTAGCTTTGCTTTATCTTATTCTTCTACATTACATGCCTATGATAAAACACATACCCTCTCTGCGGGTTATATTTACGGCAAAATAAAAGGTAACACAGCAAAAGGAGAGATAATCAGTTATCGATATGAAACAGAAAACACTTGGGGAATATTAATTTCTCTACTGCGTTTAAATACAAATCATAAAGAATATTTTATTGATCCTCGCTTTACTACACCATCAACAATAAAATACCGAACCAAAACCACAGGCCTATTAATCGGCCCAACTTATAGAATAACACCTGAAATTTCTGTTTATGCTCAATTGGGTCCTAATAAATTAAAATATCAGGAAGACAAACATCACCCTAAAATAAATACAACAGATTCTCATATTGTAAATACAACAAGTGTAATTGGTCAAATTGGCATCGATTATAATCCTGTTAAGAATATCTCGTTTAGCTTGGGCTATCTTTACTCTGATACCACAGCAAATAAGCGACATCTTGAATTAAGTGTTTTACAATTATCTCTAGGATTCCGTTTTTAG